In one window of Leptospira sp. GIMC2001 DNA:
- the nadC gene encoding carboxylating nicotinate-nucleotide diphosphorylase gives MNTIRGYTDPISHLELTDYFPILDLAIAEDAPEGDITTESIFSEDKIISGVLNSREAGVLCGIGVLDAINDRFGKVLSMEVWMKDSELLLPGSKIAKITGSVRILLRVERILLNILQYLSGIASVTNKIVNEYPNIRILDTRKTLPGYRKLSKYAVYTGGGWNHRINLSDMAMIKDNHVQAIGSIKHAVEMIRAKHKNKKIELEIDNLNQLDEAIESQPDIILLDNFTITDTKIAVEKLRSSSSSIFIEASGGITPEKLKALSEIGDIGVSMGYLTHTTKFLDIGLDLEGF, from the coding sequence ATGAATACTATAAGGGGCTACACTGACCCCATTTCCCACCTTGAACTTACTGATTATTTCCCGATTTTAGATTTAGCAATCGCAGAAGATGCACCAGAAGGCGACATCACAACGGAATCTATTTTTTCCGAAGACAAAATAATCTCTGGAGTTTTGAATTCCCGAGAGGCAGGAGTCCTCTGCGGAATAGGTGTGTTGGATGCGATCAATGATCGGTTCGGAAAAGTTCTGAGTATGGAAGTTTGGATGAAGGATTCAGAACTCCTTCTCCCCGGAAGCAAAATTGCCAAAATCACCGGATCTGTTAGAATACTTCTGAGAGTAGAGCGAATCCTACTCAATATTTTACAGTATTTGTCAGGAATCGCATCGGTTACCAATAAGATTGTTAATGAATATCCGAATATTCGCATTTTAGATACTCGTAAAACTCTTCCTGGATACCGTAAACTTAGCAAATACGCTGTCTACACAGGTGGCGGTTGGAATCATAGAATCAATTTATCTGATATGGCAATGATAAAAGACAACCATGTGCAAGCAATCGGATCGATAAAACATGCTGTTGAGATGATTAGAGCGAAGCATAAGAATAAGAAAATTGAATTGGAAATTGATAATCTTAACCAATTGGATGAAGCTATTGAATCACAACCAGATATTATTCTATTGGATAATTTTACTATAACAGATACAAAGATCGCTGTTGAGAAATTACGCAGCAGTTCTTCGTCAATTTTCATTGAAGCGTCAGGCGGAATCACTCCCGAGAAATTAAAAGCCCTTTCTGAGATCGGTGATATTGGAGTGAGTATGGGATACCTTACTCATACAACGAAATTTCTTGACATCGGCTTGGACCTGGAAGGTTTCTAA
- a CDS encoding alpha-amylase family glycosyl hydrolase: protein MSVHHFHQTILFESNTRIFCKTHNRKIGKELALIYLSLPEVQASDCLWTMGIWQPSPKSIQIAREHEGLRHEFQNCLHDLQNEDIIGSPYSVFDYVPNKDICESWEALAEFKNTLNQFGKKLILDFVPNHLSVDSIWIDKFPDAFLELNHPQTNNDYARSSSELKLNIKSNSLAKNPNPENSIIIPKNYFQHSSGKIFAHGRDPYFDGWTDTVQFDFSSEVCKDLHNEILSNISNYCDGLRCDMAMLPQADIFEKTHGRKGLPYWEVVIKNIRNKNPNFIFIAEVYWQREYELQQLGFDFTYDKELYDRLKSKNANELTGHLTAELNFQNKSLRFLENHDEPRAALTFGNNAMFDFSLLCFLPGGILIYENQMNGFKKRIPVQLGRMPDEPIDMGILNFYKRVFQRLSFRRNKNLLFMNARVSIYENTSSHYVAIGLRYEDNQSEILIYNPNSYPISGRIHLDPSFYSPFISKDSFTFMDVMDDKLYRQDSTEVHREGIYFNLKENKSHWMVPLRKE from the coding sequence ATGTCTGTTCATCACTTCCATCAGACCATTCTATTCGAGTCCAATACAAGGATTTTTTGTAAAACTCATAACAGAAAGATTGGAAAAGAATTAGCTCTTATCTATCTAAGTCTACCAGAAGTGCAAGCTTCTGACTGTCTATGGACGATGGGAATCTGGCAGCCTTCTCCCAAGTCAATCCAAATTGCTCGAGAACATGAAGGTCTGAGACATGAATTTCAAAATTGCCTTCATGATTTGCAGAACGAAGATATCATCGGATCACCCTATTCTGTTTTTGATTATGTGCCGAACAAGGATATCTGCGAAAGCTGGGAAGCTCTCGCTGAATTTAAGAACACACTAAATCAATTCGGTAAAAAATTAATTTTGGATTTTGTTCCTAATCATCTATCCGTAGACAGCATTTGGATAGACAAATTTCCTGATGCATTTTTAGAATTGAATCACCCGCAAACAAATAATGATTATGCGAGATCGAGTTCAGAATTAAAATTAAATATAAAATCCAATTCATTAGCTAAGAATCCAAATCCTGAAAACTCCATTATAATTCCTAAGAATTATTTCCAGCATAGCTCAGGCAAAATATTCGCTCACGGTCGTGATCCATACTTTGATGGTTGGACTGATACAGTACAATTCGATTTCTCCTCAGAAGTATGCAAAGATCTTCACAATGAAATTCTTTCCAATATAAGCAATTATTGCGATGGACTCAGATGTGATATGGCAATGCTTCCACAAGCCGATATCTTTGAGAAAACACACGGTCGAAAAGGGCTTCCTTATTGGGAAGTTGTGATCAAAAATATACGCAATAAAAATCCAAATTTTATATTTATTGCTGAAGTCTATTGGCAAAGAGAATATGAGCTCCAACAATTGGGATTTGATTTTACTTATGATAAAGAACTCTATGATCGATTGAAATCCAAAAATGCAAATGAACTCACTGGACATCTTACTGCTGAGTTGAATTTTCAAAATAAATCTCTGCGATTTCTAGAAAATCATGACGAGCCTAGAGCAGCTTTAACTTTCGGTAATAATGCAATGTTCGACTTTTCACTGTTATGCTTTCTGCCTGGCGGGATCCTTATCTATGAAAATCAAATGAATGGATTCAAGAAAAGAATTCCAGTACAGCTAGGTCGTATGCCAGACGAACCAATTGATATGGGAATTCTGAATTTTTACAAAAGAGTTTTCCAGAGATTATCCTTTCGAAGAAATAAGAACCTATTGTTCATGAATGCGAGAGTAAGTATCTACGAAAATACAAGCTCCCACTATGTAGCGATTGGACTGAGATATGAAGACAACCAATCCGAAATTCTTATCTACAATCCAAATTCATATCCGATTTCTGGGAGAATTCATCTAGATCCAAGCTTTTATTCTCCGTTCATTTCCAAAGATAGCTTTACTTTTATGGATGTGATGGATGATAAATTGTATCGACAGGATTCAACGGAAGTTCATCGCGAAGGGATCTATTTCAATTTGAAGGAAAACAAATCTCACTGGATGGTACCATTAAGAAAGGAGTGA
- a CDS encoding RelA/SpoT family protein, which produces MGLRQKTIEKEDLFASVEKRLGEEACALIRRAYDVSDKMHTGQKRLSGEPYIIHPLNVAGILDELGLDERVISAGLLHDVVEDTAYTKADMIRDFGEEIANLVEGVTKISEIKSQSKETEAAENIRKMLVATIQDARVILIKLADKTHNMRTLRFQPSDKGKRIALETLSLYAPIAGRLGMYSIKVELEDLSFQIIQPKEFQEIKSSVALKKSEREEYLEKLKIILKQRLAEIHIDAKVEGRAKHFYSIYRKMITKDKSISEIFDLRAIRIITNEIKDCYGVLGIVHTLWTPIPGRFKDYIATPKTNFYQSLHTTVIGPDGKPMEVQIRTKDMNRIAEDGVAAHWAYKEGVGKWTGSHQAPTPGKENPFRLKWLEILNSWQDASSSSKEFLEDLKFDLHEDEVFVFTPKGEIIEIGKGATVLDFAFRIHTDVGLHARGAKVNGKMVPLRTELKSGDQVEIQTEKKSKPSPIWLRIVKTASAKQKLRQYFNKLQEESDSKFHPEVVDNSNQNNVLQDIQKNIRKRPIKKQLRLDQKEASIVVAGIKDILVRRASCCAPIPGDEIIGFVTRGRGVSVHKKSCETALSQMDKMKTLPVRWDGMSEPIPVQIEVKAKDVQGIYLSMVETISGTQTNIIEAGASSMSKGQLVAKFMLEVEHLDQLKEILENLKLLPNVISADRMKFVPKSEEKVVKK; this is translated from the coding sequence ATGGGACTTAGACAGAAAACCATAGAAAAAGAAGATCTTTTTGCTTCCGTAGAAAAACGATTAGGCGAAGAAGCCTGCGCCTTAATTCGACGTGCTTATGATGTTTCTGATAAAATGCATACTGGCCAGAAGAGACTTTCTGGTGAGCCATATATCATCCACCCATTGAACGTTGCTGGAATCTTAGACGAACTAGGATTAGATGAGAGGGTTATCTCTGCAGGACTTTTGCATGATGTAGTAGAAGATACTGCTTATACAAAAGCTGATATGATTCGTGACTTTGGAGAAGAAATTGCCAATCTCGTTGAAGGCGTAACCAAAATCTCCGAAATCAAATCTCAGTCCAAAGAAACAGAAGCCGCCGAAAATATCAGAAAAATGTTGGTCGCAACCATTCAGGATGCAAGAGTCATTTTGATTAAGCTCGCAGACAAAACTCATAATATGAGGACTCTTAGATTTCAGCCATCTGATAAAGGCAAAAGAATAGCTCTCGAAACTTTGTCACTGTATGCTCCAATTGCTGGAAGATTGGGGATGTATAGTATAAAAGTGGAACTAGAAGATTTGTCGTTCCAGATTATCCAACCTAAAGAATTCCAGGAGATTAAGTCAAGCGTCGCACTGAAAAAATCTGAACGAGAAGAATATTTAGAAAAACTAAAAATTATACTCAAACAAAGACTAGCTGAAATTCATATCGATGCTAAAGTTGAAGGACGTGCAAAACATTTCTATTCGATATATCGTAAAATGATTACGAAAGATAAATCTATATCAGAAATTTTTGATCTTCGTGCTATAAGAATTATAACAAATGAGATCAAGGATTGCTATGGTGTTCTTGGTATTGTCCATACTCTTTGGACTCCGATCCCAGGTCGTTTTAAAGACTATATTGCAACTCCTAAAACAAATTTCTATCAATCTCTGCATACAACCGTAATCGGGCCTGATGGAAAACCTATGGAAGTTCAAATTCGAACCAAAGACATGAATCGAATTGCAGAAGATGGAGTTGCAGCACATTGGGCTTATAAGGAAGGCGTTGGTAAATGGACAGGTTCGCACCAAGCTCCTACTCCAGGCAAAGAAAATCCTTTCCGACTCAAGTGGCTTGAGATTCTCAACTCTTGGCAAGATGCGAGCTCATCTTCGAAAGAGTTTCTTGAAGATTTGAAATTTGACCTGCATGAAGATGAGGTTTTTGTTTTTACACCCAAGGGTGAAATCATCGAAATTGGAAAAGGGGCAACAGTTCTTGATTTCGCATTTCGCATACATACTGATGTTGGACTCCATGCAAGAGGAGCCAAAGTAAATGGCAAAATGGTTCCACTTAGAACCGAACTCAAATCCGGCGATCAAGTTGAGATTCAAACTGAGAAAAAATCTAAGCCTTCACCAATCTGGCTAAGGATTGTAAAGACTGCTTCCGCCAAACAAAAGTTAAGACAATATTTTAATAAACTTCAAGAAGAATCTGATTCCAAATTTCACCCTGAGGTTGTCGATAATTCCAATCAAAATAATGTATTACAAGATATTCAGAAGAATATTCGGAAAAGACCCATCAAAAAACAACTTCGCCTTGATCAGAAAGAGGCAAGTATTGTTGTTGCGGGGATTAAAGATATTTTAGTTAGGCGAGCATCGTGCTGCGCCCCAATCCCAGGAGACGAGATCATTGGGTTTGTTACTCGCGGTCGCGGTGTCAGTGTCCACAAAAAATCTTGTGAGACAGCTCTCTCTCAAATGGACAAAATGAAAACACTCCCTGTTCGATGGGATGGAATGTCGGAACCTATTCCTGTGCAGATCGAAGTCAAAGCCAAAGACGTACAAGGAATTTATCTGTCTATGGTTGAGACAATTTCCGGTACCCAGACCAATATCATCGAAGCCGGTGCCTCTTCAATGAGTAAGGGACAACTAGTAGCAAAATTTATGTTAGAGGTTGAACATTTGGATCAATTGAAAGAAATTTTAGAAAATTTGAAATTGTTACCAAACGTTATATCTGCTGACAGAATGAAGTTTGTACCGAAATCAGAAGAAAAAGTTGTAAAGAAATAG
- a CDS encoding DUF4398 domain-containing protein: MKPNHKYSRILLSVATLAFAYSCASELPIQEMSNARQAIARAESLQATEYAPDELKESKDALFEAHENASEEKASDAKKRADYSISKANDALEKTLPRLSAKTRDEATEAIDQADKAFATGLAPDDFDRSVQLRKEGDQAMEAGDASLSSFLQEKDETKKSELRNKSFDEYEDAHNKYLASKTSANKAREVALSNKDELRQSARYVEEDLNTTETYIGGMNDKTRAERENLASAYQDIDNDELKSANDKISASRKNSRALLAASIQNYARERNLTATEVVEDANSRFEEIKEDSVSKDANQKSNYESARENLGAANESLASAGNLYSQEKYEDSIRQSEEAIRLGQIVTEQTASLSATSVANRSATNSDDKMKTSATDSKNDGKDSNKDGKLKEGWSKYVVRKQQPEDCLWRIAGNKNSYGNPKLWPRIYQANKNKIKNKNLIYPNQVLYIPPKTGEIGSPYKTETDTPVNGSEEVEEEPTEMKKESGDSTSGDGKKVDSIVKPVNGPDDEMPSEETNTGNEEEILEEE; encoded by the coding sequence ATGAAACCAAACCACAAATATAGTAGAATACTTCTCAGTGTTGCTACGCTAGCATTCGCTTATTCTTGCGCAAGTGAACTTCCTATTCAAGAAATGAGCAATGCTAGACAAGCGATTGCACGTGCCGAATCACTCCAAGCAACGGAGTATGCTCCAGACGAATTGAAAGAATCGAAAGATGCACTTTTTGAAGCTCATGAAAATGCTTCTGAAGAGAAAGCGAGCGATGCAAAAAAGAGGGCAGACTATTCTATTTCTAAGGCAAACGACGCACTAGAGAAGACTTTGCCTAGACTTTCTGCGAAAACTCGCGATGAAGCAACTGAAGCTATTGATCAAGCGGACAAAGCGTTCGCAACTGGTCTTGCTCCAGACGATTTTGACAGATCGGTTCAGCTCAGAAAAGAAGGGGATCAGGCAATGGAAGCGGGAGATGCAAGTCTCAGTAGCTTTTTGCAAGAAAAAGATGAAACCAAAAAATCTGAACTCAGAAATAAATCCTTTGATGAATATGAAGATGCTCACAATAAATATTTAGCATCTAAGACTTCTGCCAATAAAGCTCGCGAAGTAGCACTCTCCAATAAAGATGAGCTAAGACAATCAGCACGTTATGTTGAAGAAGACCTGAACACAACAGAAACCTATATCGGCGGAATGAACGACAAAACTCGTGCTGAGCGCGAGAACCTTGCTTCTGCTTATCAAGATATTGATAATGATGAATTGAAATCCGCTAATGATAAAATCTCTGCTTCTAGAAAAAACAGTAGAGCATTACTTGCTGCATCGATCCAAAATTATGCAAGAGAGAGAAATCTTACGGCAACTGAAGTTGTCGAAGATGCTAACTCTCGTTTTGAGGAAATCAAAGAAGATTCAGTATCCAAGGATGCAAATCAGAAATCTAATTACGAAAGCGCTCGCGAAAATTTAGGCGCTGCAAACGAATCCCTTGCTTCAGCTGGAAATCTTTATTCACAAGAAAAGTATGAAGATTCGATCCGCCAATCAGAAGAAGCAATTCGCCTTGGACAAATCGTAACTGAACAGACAGCTAGTCTCTCAGCTACTTCTGTTGCGAATCGTTCAGCTACGAATTCAGATGATAAAATGAAAACGTCTGCAACCGATTCGAAAAATGATGGCAAAGATAGCAATAAAGATGGTAAGCTAAAAGAAGGTTGGAGCAAATACGTAGTTCGAAAGCAACAACCTGAAGATTGTCTTTGGAGAATTGCAGGTAACAAAAATAGTTACGGCAATCCAAAGCTTTGGCCTAGAATTTACCAAGCTAACAAGAATAAGATCAAGAACAAAAACCTAATCTATCCAAACCAAGTTCTTTATATTCCACCAAAAACGGGTGAAATTGGAAGTCCTTACAAAACAGAAACTGATACTCCGGTGAATGGATCAGAAGAAGTTGAAGAAGAGCCAACTGAGATGAAGAAAGAATCAGGCGATTCAACAAGTGGTGACGGTAAGAAAGTTGATTCTATTGTTAAGCCAGTCAATGGTCCAGATGATGAAATGCCATCTGAGGAAACCAATACTGGCAATGAAGAAGAAATATTAGAAGAGGAATAA
- a CDS encoding STAS domain-containing protein, translating to MEITRREKNNIILLDINGEIDLYNAPEIKDVIAKLIEEQKYCIIINLEKVSYIDSSGIGALISSLSNLKKYQGGLKIINVSGSVRKVFELTKLTSFFEIFDNEDDAVAAFK from the coding sequence ATGGAGATCACCAGAAGGGAAAAAAACAACATCATCCTCCTCGATATAAACGGAGAGATAGACCTTTACAACGCTCCCGAAATTAAGGACGTTATAGCCAAGCTAATAGAAGAGCAGAAATACTGTATCATCATCAATCTAGAGAAAGTTTCTTATATCGATTCTTCTGGAATCGGTGCGCTTATTTCCAGCTTATCTAACTTGAAAAAATACCAAGGTGGACTAAAAATCATCAACGTATCTGGATCTGTTAGAAAAGTATTTGAGCTAACTAAACTAACATCTTTCTTCGAGATATTTGATAACGAAGACGACGCAGTAGCTGCTTTTAAATAA